The Catellatospora citrea DNA segment GGCAGGCTCGTCGTGCCGGTGGGGGTCTGCGTGACGCCGTGCACGTTGGTCCACTGGGTCATCAGCTCGGTGCCGTTGGCCGGAACCACCGTCGAGTCCGACTGCCCCTGCCAGATCGCCACCCTCGGCCACGGGCCGGCGTAGCCGCTGTAGGCGTTGCGGACCAGGGTGCCCCACTGCTGCGGGGTCTTGCTCTGGGCAGCGGACTGGCAGACGGTGCCGCAGTTGTACGGGATGCCCGCGACGACCGAGCCGGCCTTGAACACGTCCGGGTAGGTCGCCAGCATCACCGCGCTCATCGCACCGCCCGCGGACAGGCCGGAGACGTAGACCCGGCTCGCGTCCGCGCCCAGGTTGGCGACCGCGTGGTCGACCATCTGCTTCACCGACAGCGCCTCGCCCGCGCCCCGCGCGATGTCGCCGGCCTGGAACCAGTTGAAGCAGGTCAGCGAGTTGTTGGCCGACTTCTGCTCGGCCACGATGAGGCTGAAGCCCCACAGGTCGGCGTACTTGCGCCAGCCGGAGTTGGTGAAGTACCCGGAGGCGTTCTGGGTGCAGCCGTGCAGCAGCACCACGACGGGCCGCCCGGCGGGCAGGTTGTCCGGGCGGTAGCTGTACATGGCCAGGTTGCCGGGGTTGCTGCCGAACGAGCTGACCTGCGTCAGCGTCGCGGCCTGGGCGGGGGCGGCGGCGACGGCCGCCCCGGCGAGTCCGATCAGGACGGCGAACGCCGCGCGGAGCAACCGCGGGGCGGTGAGTCTGGGCATGGCGGGCTCCTCGATAGTGATCCGTGTCACTCCCCTGTGGAGCCGCACGCTACGGTGTGCCGCAACACCCCCGACATGTCCACGAAACACACATTGCCGAGCCCCGCTATGGCGTCATCGCGGTCCGGCCCGGCCGGATGGCTCAGGAGCTCGCGAGCGACGACTCCCGGGCCGATGCCAGCCCGACCGGCCAGGCCGTCGGCAGCGCCGCCAGTGCCGCGATGAGATCCGCGGTCGCCTCGGGCGAGCCGGCCGCCTCGACCATGCACAGCTGGCGGCGTACCCCCGTGGTGTCGGCGCTGTGCGCCAGCGCGGCGGCGACCTCGCCGGGCGGGCCGACCGGCTGGACGCGCAGCAGGTGATCGACGTGGGCGTCCAGGTCCCGGGCCGGGGGCGCACCGCCGGCCGGGACCGCGGCGCGGATGCCGGCGAGCCAGCGCGGCAGGTGCTCGCGCAGCTCGCGCTCGCCGTCGGCCCGGGTCGCGCAGGGGTACGCCAACCGGACGCGCGCGTGGTCGGCGGTGGCCGGGTCGTGCCCGTGGGCGTCGGCGGCCTGCGCCCAGCGGTCCACCAGCGCCGCCACCTCGGCGTCGTCGGCGTGCACACCGAGCAGCAGCGACAGCCCGAGCCGCCCGGCGAGGTCAGCGGTCTCGCCCGAGGTCACCGCGACCCGCACCCGCACCGGCGTCGCGGGTCTCGGCACCACGGCCAGCGGCCCGAACCGGTGGAACTCCCCGCGCGCCTGCACCTCGGGCGCGCCGGACAGCCAGCGCAGCAGCACCTCCAGCGACTCGGCGAAGCCCCGGCGGTAGTGGTCCAGCCCGCGCCCGAGCACCTCGATCTCCTGCCACGGGCCGCCGCGGGCCACCCCGAGCTGGAACCGGTCCCCGGCCAACGCGTGCAGCAGGGCCGCCTCCTCGCCGAGCGCGACGGGGTGCCGCGAGCCGAGCACGGCCGCCGCGGTGCCGACGGTGATGCGCCGGGTGCCGGCCAGGACGTGCCCGGCCAGCACGGTCGCCGACGGGCACTGCCCGTACGCGACGAAGTGGTGTTCGGCCAGCCAGACCCCGCGCATGCCGGCCTGCTCGGCCGCCCGAGCATGGGCCACCGCCACGGCCGGGCCGAAGGCGCTGGTCAGGAAGATGTCCACGGTTGCTCCCGTCTCCCAGATCGAATCCGCCCAGCCCACGGGCGCTCACGTGTTAAGAAGGGCACCTTCTACAACGCGGAGCGTTAAGAAGGTGCCCTTCCTTTGTCCTCAGCAGTCGCGGAGTTCCGGGGACTGGTTGCGGAGTTGGGCTACCGGGGAGATGAACTCCTGGTAGGTGGTGCCGCCGACGGCGGAGAGGGCGAACGCGGCGACGCGGTGGCAGTTCTGGAAGGCGAGCTTGATGCCGAAGTGGCGCTCCAGGCCACCGCGGATCGCGTCGCTGGCCAGGGCGCGCAGCAGCTCGCCGCGCTCGGCCTCGCTCGGCGGCGGCGTGCCGTGCTCGCCGAACTCCGCGCCGGGCGCGTCGGCCAGCCGCTCGGCCGCGGCGCTGACCACGGTCCAGGCGTACGGCAGCGACTGGCGCACGCAGTCGACGAACTCGGCGTCGTCGACCTGCCCGGCCTCGGCGCGCTCCAGCAGCGCCACGGGGACGTCAAGGGACATGATGGTTCTCCTTCTCGGTGGGGACGGCGGTGCCGTCAGTGGTGTCGTGCCAGCTCGAGCCGCTGCGGCCCGAGCACGAAAGCGGGGTCGACCTGGGCGGCGAGGTCCTCACCGCTGCGGGCGTTGCCCCAGGCGTGCGCGTTGCGCAGGTGGAACTCGACGGCCTGCGCCGTGTAACGCGGCCAGTCCTTCTCCACACCATCCACAGTGGACCGGATCCTGTCCAGTGCGGCGCGGTTGGCGGCCTCCAGCTCGTTGATCGACTGCGGGGCGCCGCGCTCGGCCGCGCGCACGAATCGAGACCGGCTGATCCAGGTGAGCAGGTCCTCCCCGACGTGCTCGCGCAGGAACGCCACGTCCGACTCGTCATCGATCTTGTTGCCGATCACGTGCACGCGCACCCCGAAGTCGCGGGCGTAGCCGATGTACTGCCGGTACACCCCCACGCTGCGCAGGGTCGGCTCGCACACCAGGAAGGTCGCGTCGAACCGGGTGAACAGGCCGGAGGCGAAACTGTCCGCGCCCGCCGTCATGTCCACCACGACGTACTCCCCCGGCCCGTCGACCAGGTGGTTGAGCAGCAGCTCGACCGCGCCGACCTTCGAGTGGTAGCAGGCCACGCCCAGGTCCTCGGTGGCGAACGGCCCGGTCACCGCCAGCCGCACCCCGCCGACCCGGCGCACCAGCGCGTCGTAGATCGGGTTGGGCTCGTCGACCCGCAGCAGGCGGGAGCCCTGACCGGGCGGCGTGGTCTTGACCATCGCGGCGGCCGAGGAGATCCGCGGGTTCTCGCCCCGCAGGTAGTCCTTGATCTTGTCTAGGTGGTCGCCCAGCGAGGGGAGCAGGACGGCCTCGTCCTCGCTGATCCCGAGCGCGGTGGCCAGGTGCTGGTTGATGTCCGCGTCGATGGCCAGCAGCGCCGCGGGCGTCGCCGCCGCCGCGAGATGCCTGGCCACCAGCGCCGCGAGGGTGGTCTTACCGCTGCCACCCTTGCCGACGAATGCCATCTTCATAACTGCTATTGATAGTCATTTTCAATAGTCCGGTCAATCACCCCGCGTATCCCCGCGCGTGTCGCACCGTCACGGATGTGATGCCGTCCGGCGGCGCACGGGACGGAAACGTCGCGCTGATAAACTGCGCCGAGTGTCGATCGCCTC contains these protein-coding regions:
- a CDS encoding LLM class flavin-dependent oxidoreductase encodes the protein MDIFLTSAFGPAVAVAHARAAEQAGMRGVWLAEHHFVAYGQCPSATVLAGHVLAGTRRITVGTAAAVLGSRHPVALGEEAALLHALAGDRFQLGVARGGPWQEIEVLGRGLDHYRRGFAESLEVLLRWLSGAPEVQARGEFHRFGPLAVVPRPATPVRVRVAVTSGETADLAGRLGLSLLLGVHADDAEVAALVDRWAQAADAHGHDPATADHARVRLAYPCATRADGERELREHLPRWLAGIRAAVPAGGAPPARDLDAHVDHLLRVQPVGPPGEVAAALAHSADTTGVRRQLCMVEAAGSPEATADLIAALAALPTAWPVGLASARESSLASS
- a CDS encoding SCO5389 family protein codes for the protein MSLDVPVALLERAEAGQVDDAEFVDCVRQSLPYAWTVVSAAAERLADAPGAEFGEHGTPPPSEAERGELLRALASDAIRGGLERHFGIKLAFQNCHRVAAFALSAVGGTTYQEFISPVAQLRNQSPELRDC
- a CDS encoding ATP-binding protein, translated to MKMAFVGKGGSGKTTLAALVARHLAAAATPAALLAIDADINQHLATALGISEDEAVLLPSLGDHLDKIKDYLRGENPRISSAAAMVKTTPPGQGSRLLRVDEPNPIYDALVRRVGGVRLAVTGPFATEDLGVACYHSKVGAVELLLNHLVDGPGEYVVVDMTAGADSFASGLFTRFDATFLVCEPTLRSVGVYRQYIGYARDFGVRVHVIGNKIDDESDVAFLREHVGEDLLTWISRSRFVRAAERGAPQSINELEAANRAALDRIRSTVDGVEKDWPRYTAQAVEFHLRNAHAWGNARSGEDLAAQVDPAFVLGPQRLELARHH